A window from Mycolicibacterium tokaiense encodes these proteins:
- a CDS encoding LysR family transcriptional regulator, which produces MRKIDAATDDLFFFEMVATSPSLTAAAREMGTSVSTVSKRLSHLEKRLGVQLIQRTTRRLTLTSEGERYARGVAAIADDLVALEDSLSERSELVGRIRVLSTVGLGRHHIAPLVAQFCILHPRLRVELDLSPLPMSNPDAPFDVAIRVGTLQDSRLRAKRLRRNRRIVCAAPEYIARAGTPATPADVRGHNCIVLRENDGRYAAWQFGSDDSITTVEVEGNLAATDGDVVTQWCCDGHGLMMRSLWHVAPLLRSGELVQVLADVPTPSADIMAVHSAAEHTPRRVDELIHFLAAQLGSRIDDQ; this is translated from the coding sequence GTGCGCAAGATTGATGCAGCCACCGACGATCTGTTCTTCTTCGAGATGGTGGCGACATCGCCGAGCCTCACCGCGGCTGCGCGCGAGATGGGAACTTCCGTCTCCACCGTCAGCAAGCGACTGAGCCACCTCGAGAAGAGGCTCGGGGTGCAGCTGATCCAACGAACCACCCGGCGGCTGACGCTCACTTCGGAAGGGGAGCGTTACGCCCGGGGAGTGGCAGCGATAGCCGACGATCTCGTAGCGCTGGAAGATTCACTGAGTGAACGCAGCGAGCTGGTTGGACGTATTCGGGTCCTGTCGACCGTTGGGCTCGGTCGGCATCACATCGCGCCACTGGTCGCGCAGTTCTGCATCCTGCACCCTCGACTGAGGGTCGAGCTCGATCTCTCACCGTTGCCCATGAGCAACCCCGACGCGCCCTTCGACGTCGCTATCCGTGTCGGAACCTTGCAAGACTCCCGGCTCCGCGCGAAACGTCTACGTCGAAATCGGCGGATCGTTTGCGCCGCACCGGAGTACATCGCGCGTGCCGGCACTCCGGCGACACCCGCCGACGTGCGAGGGCACAACTGCATCGTGCTGCGAGAGAACGACGGGCGCTACGCCGCTTGGCAGTTCGGCTCCGATGACAGCATTACGACGGTCGAGGTCGAGGGAAATCTGGCGGCTACGGACGGAGACGTCGTGACACAGTGGTGTTGCGACGGGCATGGGTTGATGATGCGCTCACTGTGGCATGTCGCCCCTCTGCTCCGGTCCGGCGAGCTGGTACAGGTGCTTGCAGACGTTCCGACACCCAGTGCCGACATCATGGCTGTTCACAGTGCGGCTGAGCACACTCCACGACGAGTTGACGAGCTGATCCACTTTCTCGCTGCACAACTCGGCTCGCGTATCGACGACCAGTAG
- a CDS encoding tartrate dehydrogenase produces MATTHRIAVIPGDGIGKEVVPEGIRVLEAAASMFDFALDYHEFEYASADYYSKHGTMLPVSWFEDLNKFDALFFGAVGWPEVVPDHVSLWGSLLMFRRHFDQYVNLRPVKLMPGVTSPLAGRSPGDVDFYVVRENTEGEYSSIGGKIFEGTDRETVLQETVMTRVGVDRILEFAFNLAERRPKKHLTSATKSNGISISMPYWDERVEAMSARFPDVDVDKYHIDILTANFVLHPDWFDVVVASNLFGDILSDLGPACAGTIGIAPSANINPEKRFPSLFEPVHGSAPDIAGRGIANPIGQIWSASMMLDHLGEHEAAAAIVTAVEQVLAAGGPSLTPDMGGTGSTTSLGTAVSEHLRA; encoded by the coding sequence ATGGCAACTACACATCGAATCGCCGTCATTCCAGGTGACGGCATTGGCAAAGAGGTTGTCCCCGAAGGCATTCGAGTCTTGGAGGCCGCGGCGTCGATGTTCGATTTCGCACTCGACTACCACGAGTTCGAATACGCCAGTGCCGACTACTACTCGAAGCACGGGACGATGCTACCGGTCTCGTGGTTCGAGGATCTGAACAAGTTCGATGCGCTCTTCTTCGGTGCCGTCGGCTGGCCGGAGGTGGTTCCCGACCACGTGTCGCTGTGGGGGAGCCTGCTGATGTTCCGTCGCCACTTCGACCAGTACGTCAACCTGCGTCCGGTCAAGTTGATGCCGGGCGTGACCAGCCCCCTGGCCGGCCGCAGCCCCGGCGACGTGGACTTCTACGTGGTACGGGAGAACACCGAAGGCGAGTACTCCAGCATCGGCGGCAAGATCTTCGAGGGCACCGATCGTGAGACGGTGCTGCAGGAAACGGTCATGACGCGGGTGGGCGTCGACCGCATCCTGGAGTTCGCTTTCAACCTCGCCGAGCGGCGGCCGAAGAAACACCTGACCTCTGCGACCAAGAGCAACGGAATCTCGATCTCCATGCCGTACTGGGACGAGCGGGTCGAGGCGATGTCCGCCCGTTTCCCCGATGTCGATGTCGACAAATACCACATCGACATTCTCACAGCGAACTTCGTGCTGCACCCGGACTGGTTTGACGTCGTTGTCGCCAGCAACCTCTTCGGCGACATCCTGAGCGATCTCGGCCCTGCCTGCGCGGGCACCATAGGCATCGCGCCCAGTGCAAACATCAACCCCGAGAAACGCTTTCCCAGTCTTTTCGAACCGGTCCACGGTTCCGCGCCCGACATCGCCGGCCGCGGTATCGCCAATCCGATCGGACAGATCTGGAGTGCCAGCATGATGCTGGATCACCTGGGCGAACACGAGGCGGCCGCGGCGATCGTCACCGCCGTCGAGCAGGTATTGGCCGCGGGTGGCCCGAGCCTGACTCCCGACATGGGCGGCACCGGCTCCACCACATCTCTGGGCACTGCCGTCAGCGAACATCTGCGCGCTTGA
- the galE gene encoding UDP-glucose 4-epimerase GalE — translation MSWLVTGGAGYIGAHVVRALLDAGIPVVVLDDLSTGFERFVPEQATFVRGTLLDADLVESTVAGHDLRGVIHVAGYKYAGESVKLPLHTYEQNVTAMVILLRAMERAGVDKLVFSSSAATFGAVDVEIVDESTPVAPQSPYGETKLIGEWLLADQARATGLAHTSLRYFNVVGSGSDDLFDASPHNLFPLVFDMLVRGATPRINGDDYPTPDGTCVRDYIHVADLALAHVAAAQRLEAGRPVEPVYNLGSGAGTSVREIMTAIREVTGIDFEPEITPRRPGDPARIVAAGDLAARDLGWTMRHSLQDMVASAWQARRKAGDAYPR, via the coding sequence ATGAGCTGGCTGGTGACCGGTGGCGCCGGGTACATCGGTGCCCACGTGGTCCGCGCCCTGCTGGACGCCGGCATCCCCGTCGTGGTGCTCGACGACCTGTCCACCGGGTTCGAGCGCTTCGTGCCCGAGCAGGCGACCTTCGTGCGGGGCACGCTGCTGGACGCGGACCTGGTCGAGAGCACGGTGGCCGGTCACGACCTGCGCGGTGTCATCCACGTCGCGGGGTACAAGTACGCCGGCGAATCGGTCAAGCTGCCGCTGCACACCTACGAGCAGAACGTGACCGCCATGGTCATCCTGCTGCGGGCGATGGAGCGCGCCGGCGTCGACAAACTGGTCTTCTCCTCCAGCGCCGCCACCTTCGGCGCCGTCGACGTCGAGATCGTCGACGAGAGCACGCCGGTGGCACCGCAGTCGCCCTACGGCGAGACCAAACTGATCGGGGAATGGCTGCTGGCGGACCAGGCGCGGGCCACCGGTCTGGCGCACACCAGCCTGCGCTACTTCAACGTCGTCGGGTCCGGCTCCGACGACCTGTTCGACGCCAGCCCGCACAATCTGTTCCCGTTGGTGTTCGACATGCTGGTCCGCGGTGCCACCCCCCGAATCAACGGCGACGACTACCCGACGCCGGACGGCACCTGTGTGCGCGACTACATTCACGTCGCCGACCTGGCGCTGGCCCACGTCGCGGCGGCGCAGCGGTTGGAGGCCGGCCGACCGGTGGAGCCCGTGTACAACCTGGGCAGCGGTGCGGGCACGTCGGTGCGCGAGATCATGACGGCCATCCGTGAGGTGACCGGCATCGACTTCGAGCCCGAGATCACCCCGCGCCGCCCCGGTGACCCGGCCCGGATCGTCGCCGCCGGTGACCTGGCGGCCCGCGACCTGGGCTGGACCATGCGGCATTCGTTGCAGGACATGGTGGCATCGGCGTGGCAGGCCCGCAGGAAGGCCGGAGACGCCTATCCCCGGTAG